The Candidatus Sysuiplasma jiujiangense genome has a segment encoding these proteins:
- a CDS encoding acyl-CoA dehydrogenase family protein, which translates to MRFDFSKIFLSYGVNYCTDDLPLNLMLEHLDFGPDNDMREMGRYISTELIESATYIDHYARPILKTWDLLEGRMDGVWLSKDHYRILQKLQEFGTVRKIFSSRNLMYHFVSGYLISDSGIFCTLTLTAQTAYALWKYADDGTRESFLPKFLEPDNPWYGATYYSEIQGGSDLGSNSTAAENRNGKWEVNGSDKYFASNAGIADGSIVTARIAGAPSGAKGISIFFVPALRRDGKSNYRIRRLKDKLGTVAVPTGEVELESSEAYLLGDTKNGIYQALELLTISRIDDALAAVGMARKALWEAYLYAAKRKAFGKAIIEHPLLKRDFLEMESDLEGALILSLLAARNFSLAIESRPPYDDTYHYARMLSHIAKNMASETGSEITRYMLEVIGGKGFFAEFPMEKFHRDAIVTSIWEGTSNIQALDLLEILSRKHTHERLFSDLFALADVFHDSELRDRILNRIRETRRDVVSLLQSDKPEFYGKDIIGRLGHITAAVHLTAVAERSGSAELRTAAEIYSIRHVEKGEVLRPEILARGETLNWMLQRGDNMKRGNKK; encoded by the coding sequence ATGAGATTCGACTTCTCGAAAATATTTCTGAGTTACGGGGTGAATTACTGCACGGATGATTTGCCTCTGAATTTAATGCTTGAACACCTGGATTTCGGGCCAGACAATGACATGAGGGAAATGGGGCGCTACATTTCAACTGAGCTCATAGAAAGCGCAACCTATATCGATCATTATGCCAGGCCGATACTGAAAACGTGGGATCTCCTTGAAGGAAGGATGGACGGCGTCTGGCTCTCAAAGGACCATTACAGAATACTGCAGAAATTGCAGGAATTCGGCACGGTCCGGAAGATTTTCAGCAGCAGGAACCTGATGTACCACTTTGTTTCAGGCTACCTTATATCAGATTCAGGCATCTTCTGCACCCTTACGCTCACCGCACAGACCGCCTACGCATTGTGGAAATATGCTGACGACGGAACAAGAGAATCCTTTCTTCCGAAATTCCTTGAGCCTGATAACCCCTGGTATGGTGCCACGTACTATTCAGAAATACAGGGAGGCAGCGATCTTGGCAGCAACAGTACCGCGGCCGAGAACAGGAACGGAAAGTGGGAAGTAAACGGCAGTGACAAATATTTCGCAAGCAATGCAGGCATTGCCGACGGTTCAATCGTTACTGCTCGCATCGCCGGTGCGCCGTCCGGCGCAAAGGGCATTTCCATATTCTTTGTCCCTGCGCTCAGGAGGGACGGAAAAAGCAACTACAGGATCAGGCGCCTGAAGGACAAACTCGGAACAGTGGCAGTCCCCACCGGAGAGGTGGAGCTGGAGAGTTCAGAGGCATATCTGCTCGGAGACACAAAGAACGGGATTTACCAGGCGCTGGAATTGCTGACAATATCAAGGATCGATGATGCCCTGGCCGCGGTTGGAATGGCAAGGAAGGCACTCTGGGAAGCGTATCTTTACGCGGCAAAGCGGAAGGCGTTCGGGAAGGCAATCATCGAGCATCCGCTCCTCAAAAGGGATTTCCTTGAGATGGAATCGGATCTTGAAGGAGCGCTCATCCTTTCGCTGCTTGCGGCGCGAAATTTCTCCCTTGCAATAGAATCCAGGCCGCCGTACGATGACACATATCACTATGCAAGAATGCTCTCGCACATTGCAAAAAACATGGCATCTGAGACCGGGTCCGAGATAACGAGATACATGCTGGAGGTCATAGGAGGAAAAGGTTTTTTCGCTGAATTTCCGATGGAAAAGTTCCACAGGGATGCAATCGTCACATCCATCTGGGAGGGAACAAGCAACATACAGGCACTAGATCTGCTGGAAATCCTGAGCAGGAAACATACCCACGAGCGCCTCTTTTCAGACCTCTTTGCCCTGGCTGACGTTTTTCATGACAGCGAACTGAGGGATCGCATCTTAAACCGGATCAGGGAAACAAGACGGGATGTGGTGTCATTGCTTCAATCCGACAAACCGGAATTTTATGGAAAGGACATCATTGGAAGGCTTGGCCACATTACTGCCGCAGTCCACCTCACTGCCGTTGCAGAAAGGTCCGGATCCGCCGAACTCAGAACTGCAGCGGAAATATATTCCATTAGGCATGTGGAAAAGGGCGAAGTCCTCCGGCCCGAAATACTGGCCAGGGGGGAAACGCTCAACTGGATGCTTCAGAGAGGCGATAATATGAAAAGAGGTAATAAGAAATGA
- a CDS encoding AMP-binding protein, with amino-acid sequence MNNLTIPSVWHKTVTDRPDEKIVFRGMEVPYAEAYALACGFRRHALFEKLNDGDVVASIDFNTLDNFLMHTCVPANGLVFAPINPMLPSSTIRSVLKELDPRIVFVNRELSKNLDLDEAPARILETDGKWIYDNISAGTDDSGFSHVSENSGAVIVLTSGTTGPPKKILYPHRNIVLTIMAMSHLLASVEGPATLRSEDVIFDLIPLYHLFGWGSAYIAPLLGTRIILDGRFDPASVLKKIGEENVTWFNCVPTMIHFLLESDRNGVLKGRKILLGGSTIPQGLSDRILKAGMEFASIYGFSDGLVAGIGRASSREKGESPEAIEDRLRRSVTIAPFARVDIRKLDNSDYGEIYFSAPWLPEGYMNDPGRTQMAYVNGYFRTGDIGFIDAFGRLVIVDRVGDMIKSGGEWIPSSSVEALVSTHGAVASCAVVGIPDEKWGERPVCFIIPKKGTAPSAGDIAEHLNAMVPDRIVKWWIPDRFIFTDQFPVTGTGKIDKRELKNTAMRNKPAE; translated from the coding sequence ATGAACAATCTGACGATACCCTCGGTATGGCACAAGACAGTGACCGATCGGCCTGATGAAAAAATAGTGTTCAGAGGAATGGAGGTGCCCTACGCAGAGGCGTACGCGCTTGCTTGCGGCTTCAGGAGGCATGCGCTGTTTGAAAAGCTGAATGACGGCGATGTGGTCGCCAGCATAGACTTCAACACGCTTGACAATTTCCTCATGCACACGTGCGTTCCGGCAAACGGTCTCGTGTTCGCACCGATCAACCCGATGCTGCCATCCAGTACAATACGTTCGGTGCTGAAGGAACTCGATCCGCGGATTGTCTTTGTAAACAGGGAACTTTCAAAAAATCTGGACCTGGACGAAGCGCCAGCACGTATTTTGGAAACGGATGGGAAATGGATATATGACAATATAAGCGCAGGCACTGACGATTCAGGCTTCTCGCATGTATCCGAAAATTCGGGGGCTGTAATTGTTCTGACTTCCGGGACTACCGGTCCACCCAAGAAAATCCTCTATCCGCACAGGAACATAGTTCTTACAATAATGGCGATGTCGCATCTGCTGGCCTCAGTGGAGGGGCCGGCAACGTTGCGATCGGAGGACGTGATTTTTGATCTGATACCTCTCTACCACCTGTTCGGATGGGGGAGCGCGTACATCGCGCCTCTGCTCGGAACCAGGATCATACTCGACGGCAGATTCGACCCCGCTTCTGTGCTCAAAAAGATTGGAGAGGAGAATGTTACCTGGTTCAACTGCGTCCCCACTATGATTCATTTCCTCCTGGAAAGCGACAGAAACGGAGTACTGAAGGGCAGGAAGATACTGCTCGGCGGCTCCACAATACCGCAGGGTCTCAGTGACAGAATACTGAAGGCCGGCATGGAGTTTGCATCCATATACGGTTTTTCCGACGGACTCGTCGCGGGCATTGGCAGGGCGAGCAGCAGAGAGAAGGGCGAATCGCCTGAGGCTATAGAGGATAGGCTGAGGAGATCTGTCACAATAGCACCGTTCGCAAGAGTGGATATCAGAAAGCTTGACAACTCGGATTACGGCGAAATATATTTTTCGGCACCCTGGCTTCCGGAAGGGTATATGAACGACCCGGGCAGAACGCAGATGGCTTACGTGAACGGATACTTCCGAACAGGAGACATAGGTTTCATAGATGCATTCGGGAGACTCGTCATAGTCGACAGGGTGGGGGATATGATAAAAAGCGGCGGTGAATGGATACCCTCCTCGTCAGTTGAGGCACTTGTTTCCACTCATGGAGCGGTCGCATCGTGCGCCGTTGTCGGCATACCCGATGAAAAATGGGGAGAGAGGCCTGTCTGCTTTATAATACCGAAGAAGGGTACAGCGCCTTCTGCAGGCGATATTGCGGAGCATCTGAACGCCATGGTTCCTGACAGAATTGTGAAATGGTGGATTCCCGACAGGTTCATTTTCACAGACCAGTTTCCTGTGACAGGCACCGGAAAAATCGACAAGAGGGAATTGAAGAATACCGCAATGCGCAACAAGCCTGCTGAATGA
- a CDS encoding MBL fold metallo-hydrolase, with amino-acid sequence MQKVADGIYYLSTVGVPPTTSIYLVENDGEWAIFEPGPNSGAQAITEALGANGISPSEVKYLIVSHIHLDHAGASASLLGAYPQSKLIVYRGAARHLTDPSKLIASSSSILGPLFEAWGGMPSVPAGRIIEAADGQVFKIGDMPLRILYTPGHSPYHLSVWAEETGALFTGDAVGMYVREKNSLWPASPLPSFRLDMEMDTLRKFESLGPDVLLIPHFEPVPDPEHFIGMNVETYSDWHELLGNLKESDSQDTAAETILRSVKNYDWVRDNTLDWHMFNMHVSGFLQYERTAKQPPSDASGTSR; translated from the coding sequence ATGCAGAAAGTTGCTGACGGCATATATTATCTTTCGACAGTCGGTGTTCCACCCACCACTTCCATCTATCTGGTGGAAAACGACGGTGAGTGGGCTATTTTCGAGCCGGGACCGAATTCCGGGGCTCAGGCAATCACGGAAGCGCTGGGTGCCAACGGCATCAGCCCCAGTGAGGTGAAGTACCTCATTGTTTCGCACATACATCTGGATCATGCAGGCGCCTCCGCCTCGCTCCTGGGCGCCTATCCGCAGTCGAAGCTGATCGTATACAGGGGTGCGGCCAGGCATCTTACGGATCCGTCCAAACTCATAGCTTCATCTTCATCCATTCTCGGTCCGTTGTTTGAGGCGTGGGGCGGGATGCCTTCCGTGCCCGCAGGAAGGATAATCGAAGCAGCAGACGGTCAGGTATTCAAGATAGGGGACATGCCGCTCAGAATACTGTATACTCCCGGACATTCCCCCTACCATCTTTCCGTATGGGCGGAAGAAACAGGTGCATTGTTCACCGGCGATGCTGTTGGAATGTACGTGAGGGAAAAAAATTCACTCTGGCCGGCGAGCCCCCTGCCTTCATTCAGGCTGGACATGGAGATGGATACCCTGAGGAAATTCGAAAGCCTCGGACCCGACGTCCTGCTCATTCCGCATTTCGAACCGGTGCCGGATCCGGAGCATTTCATAGGCATGAATGTGGAAACATATTCAGACTGGCATGAACTGCTCGGAAACCTGAAGGAGAGTGACAGTCAGGATACCGCTGCAGAAACAATACTCCGCTCAGTGAAAAATTATGACTGGGTAAGAGACAACACACTGGACTGGCACATGTTCAATATGCACGTGTCCGGATTCCTCCAGTATGAGAGGACGGCAAAACAGCCGCCATCCGACGCATCCGGCACTTCCCGCTGA
- a CDS encoding aldehyde dehydrogenase family protein: MSLPAYGNFIGGQWDFDGEQSLIYSPVDGSPLATAVMADVRKAGEAVDSAAESFHRVWRRTPPKRRRELILKLAERMQSRADEYARLESLNTGKVFRQSLLMDIPLAIEHMRYFSGVKFNFSRRIAHPEYPGTRGVVQHAPMGVVAAIAPWNVPLLMAVWKVAPALLAGNTVVLKPSHYTPLTAFELAKDANAAGMPPGVLNVITGEGSVVGDTLARNGKVNMLSFTGSTSTGKKILASASSAIKKTTLELGGKSPNIVFEDADLERAAKGVVFGIYLNSGQLCESGSRLLVQRGIKNEFVERIRGMLAHMKPGNPLDMPTDISAITTLEQKNKIEGMVERALRDGANVLFRKELGKLVPEGGFYYPPLLLSGVTPGMELGREEVFGPVLSVTEFDSERDAVETANNTVYGLASGVWTRDISKALRVGKQIDAGTVWINDYHLLSAAAPRGGFKESGVGRELGHEGILEYTQTRHLFVNSGSGAIEDIAYGLVVPE; the protein is encoded by the coding sequence ATGAGCCTGCCTGCGTACGGAAATTTCATCGGGGGACAATGGGATTTCGACGGAGAGCAGTCACTCATATACAGCCCGGTTGACGGTTCTCCGCTTGCCACTGCCGTCATGGCTGATGTGCGGAAGGCCGGTGAGGCCGTCGACTCTGCCGCCGAATCGTTCCACAGGGTCTGGCGCAGAACACCGCCGAAAAGAAGGAGAGAGCTGATTCTGAAACTGGCAGAACGGATGCAGTCGAGGGCCGATGAGTACGCAAGGCTTGAATCGCTGAACACCGGAAAGGTTTTCAGGCAGAGTCTTCTGATGGATATCCCGCTTGCGATTGAACACATGCGCTATTTTTCCGGTGTGAAGTTTAATTTTTCAAGGAGGATTGCGCACCCTGAATATCCCGGCACCAGGGGCGTTGTTCAGCATGCGCCGATGGGTGTCGTTGCTGCAATAGCTCCATGGAACGTGCCGCTGCTGATGGCTGTCTGGAAGGTAGCACCGGCCCTTCTTGCCGGCAACACGGTTGTTCTCAAGCCCTCGCACTACACTCCTCTGACCGCCTTCGAGCTGGCGAAGGACGCCAATGCTGCCGGCATGCCGCCCGGAGTGCTCAATGTCATTACCGGAGAGGGGAGCGTGGTTGGAGATACCCTTGCACGAAACGGAAAGGTCAATATGCTAAGCTTCACAGGCTCGACCTCCACGGGAAAAAAGATTCTAGCAAGTGCGTCTTCCGCAATTAAAAAGACGACGCTGGAGCTCGGCGGGAAGTCACCGAACATCGTCTTTGAGGATGCGGATCTGGAGAGGGCGGCAAAGGGTGTTGTCTTCGGCATCTACCTCAACTCCGGCCAGCTCTGCGAATCAGGGAGCAGGCTGCTTGTGCAGAGGGGAATAAAGAACGAATTTGTTGAGAGGATCAGGGGAATGCTTGCTCATATGAAACCTGGAAATCCTTTGGATATGCCGACAGACATAAGTGCCATAACCACTCTGGAACAGAAGAACAAGATCGAGGGAATGGTTGAAAGAGCGCTGCGGGACGGCGCAAACGTGCTTTTCAGGAAAGAGCTTGGAAAACTTGTTCCTGAAGGCGGCTTCTATTATCCGCCTCTGCTCCTGTCCGGTGTCACACCCGGGATGGAACTAGGGCGCGAGGAGGTGTTCGGCCCGGTGCTTTCCGTCACCGAGTTCGACAGCGAGAGGGATGCCGTGGAAACAGCGAATAATACAGTCTACGGGCTTGCATCCGGCGTCTGGACAAGAGACATCAGTAAGGCTCTGCGTGTCGGAAAGCAGATAGATGCGGGAACTGTATGGATAAATGACTATCATCTCCTCTCTGCCGCTGCGCCCAGGGGCGGATTCAAGGAAAGCGGGGTGGGAAGGGAGCTTGGGCATGAGGGTATACTTGAATACACACAGACCAGGCATCTTTTTGTCAACAGCGGAAGCGGCGCAATAGAAGATATCGCGTACGGACTGGTTGTTCCGGAATAG
- a CDS encoding iron-containing alcohol dehydrogenase: MWFFRSPQIAYGEDALTYLSTIDIARAVIVVDRNLMQTQLPAKVVSALPAESKHIFVGDIPEEPTFSQMNRHSDKIRSFAPDWFIALGGGSTIDTAKVLFALYERPDISFYDITPLVHLELRKRSRLIAIPTTSGTGSDCSWAAVVTESGEKRKNELASPEILPDISILDPEMVVSLPPEQTRNTAVDAVTHAVEAHVSTWQNPYSDALAEKSFQMLTGFLPEVIKKPSDLHLRGMVHVAASMAGLAFSNSQIGLAHALGHALGARYHVAHGKAVGLFLPYVVNFNYGVQREKYDWLNRLMPVRHRRARLDESLISFFSEIGQPISLDGMGIDADDYVAGIDGMADMAMESTGITTNPRDADSAQLKEFFRQALEGKA, encoded by the coding sequence ATGTGGTTTTTCCGCTCCCCCCAGATTGCATACGGCGAAGATGCACTCACATACCTTTCAACTATCGATATCGCCAGGGCTGTTATCGTTGTTGACAGGAATCTGATGCAGACGCAGCTGCCTGCGAAGGTCGTCTCCGCGCTTCCGGCTGAGTCGAAACATATTTTCGTGGGGGACATACCGGAGGAACCCACCTTCAGCCAGATGAACAGACATTCGGATAAGATACGGTCCTTCGCTCCGGACTGGTTCATAGCGCTCGGAGGCGGATCGACAATTGACACCGCGAAGGTGCTCTTCGCGCTCTATGAGCGACCCGACATCAGTTTTTACGACATAACCCCTCTGGTTCATCTGGAGCTCAGGAAAAGGAGCAGGCTGATCGCTATACCCACGACCAGCGGTACAGGTTCAGACTGCAGCTGGGCAGCAGTTGTCACTGAGTCCGGGGAGAAGCGCAAGAACGAACTCGCCTCGCCCGAGATACTGCCGGATATCTCAATACTCGATCCGGAGATGGTAGTTTCGCTTCCGCCGGAGCAGACAAGAAATACGGCAGTGGATGCAGTTACACATGCTGTCGAGGCGCATGTGAGCACATGGCAGAATCCATATTCAGACGCACTCGCGGAAAAGTCGTTCCAGATGCTGACCGGATTTCTGCCCGAAGTTATTAAAAAGCCTTCGGATCTGCATTTGAGGGGGATGGTCCATGTGGCCGCATCCATGGCCGGACTCGCATTTTCGAACTCGCAGATAGGGCTTGCACATGCGCTGGGGCACGCACTTGGCGCCAGATACCATGTCGCGCACGGCAAGGCTGTTGGACTGTTTCTCCCTTATGTCGTAAACTTCAACTATGGGGTGCAAAGGGAGAAGTACGACTGGCTCAACCGGCTAATGCCTGTCCGCCACAGGAGAGCGCGGCTGGACGAATCGCTGATTTCGTTCTTTTCCGAAATAGGGCAGCCGATCTCCCTGGACGGGATGGGAATCGATGCTGATGATTACGTTGCCGGAATTGACGGAATGGCGGACATGGCCATGGAGTCGACGGGAATTACAACAAATCCGAGGGACGCGGATTCGGCTCAGCTCAAGGAATTCTTCCGGCAGGCTCTGGAGGGGAAGGCATGA
- a CDS encoding SCP2 sterol-binding domain-containing protein, with protein MPKFPSREWVDAYAEKLNSNASYRDAGKTWEGDIIFVVEKDGSFPRNSYIYLDLYHGECRKHGYFEDEASLPGSEFRYRGPYENWKKLINRQIDPIQGILTGKFKLEGPMMKVMRYSRAAKEMVNTATMVDTEF; from the coding sequence ATGCCTAAATTTCCGAGCAGGGAATGGGTGGATGCATATGCAGAAAAACTGAATTCAAATGCCAGTTACAGGGATGCCGGAAAGACATGGGAAGGCGACATAATTTTCGTCGTCGAAAAAGACGGCAGTTTTCCGAGAAATTCATACATCTATCTTGATCTGTATCATGGAGAGTGCAGGAAGCATGGATATTTCGAGGATGAGGCCTCATTGCCGGGTTCAGAATTCAGGTACAGGGGTCCGTACGAGAACTGGAAAAAGCTGATCAACAGGCAGATTGATCCCATCCAGGGCATACTGACAGGGAAGTTCAAGCTTGAGGGACCAATGATGAAGGTTATGCGGTACAGCAGGGCAGCAAAGGAAATGGTCAATACTGCTACGATGGTGGATACGGAATTCTGA
- a CDS encoding hydroxyacid dehydrogenase encodes MQILAVLPSFLPVNDIRRSVSALLPEIRIETDFDAVETEALETVEVLVVTAFTPVGKDVIGRLKSVRFIQVASTGYNNIDLQSCRQRGIAVSNIQGANSKSVAEHVIMCALVLLRDLKRQDMLIRNGDWPVISGSFDLAGKIFGIVGMGRIGREVSSCLVPFEVSTVYYDIVPLDGQEERRLGAVRVELGELLQNADIITLHLPLNAGTRGIISADSLNHMKDGAIIINTARAELIDYDALIRYLKAGKIRAALDVYPQEPPDFSSGLFREEETVFTPHNAGVTMEAQQRILAETISNVLRYIQGKKPLYGVEQ; translated from the coding sequence ATGCAGATACTTGCAGTCCTGCCTTCTTTTTTGCCTGTGAATGACATACGGCGCAGCGTCTCTGCACTCCTTCCTGAAATCAGGATCGAAACGGACTTCGATGCAGTCGAAACTGAAGCATTGGAAACGGTTGAAGTTCTCGTTGTTACAGCCTTCACGCCTGTGGGAAAAGACGTAATCGGGAGACTGAAATCTGTCAGATTCATACAGGTTGCAAGCACCGGTTACAACAACATCGATCTCCAGTCCTGCAGGCAGAGAGGTATCGCAGTCTCCAATATTCAGGGAGCAAATTCGAAGAGCGTTGCAGAACATGTGATAATGTGTGCACTCGTTCTGCTCAGGGATCTGAAAAGGCAGGACATGTTAATCCGGAACGGCGACTGGCCAGTTATTTCTGGCTCATTCGATCTGGCAGGCAAGATCTTCGGCATAGTAGGAATGGGAAGAATCGGAAGGGAGGTCTCTTCATGCCTTGTTCCCTTCGAGGTATCGACAGTCTATTACGACATCGTTCCGCTCGACGGACAGGAGGAGAGGAGGCTCGGAGCTGTACGTGTTGAGCTCGGGGAACTGCTGCAGAATGCCGACATAATAACACTTCACCTCCCTCTCAATGCCGGCACAAGGGGAATAATTTCTGCCGATTCTCTGAATCACATGAAGGACGGTGCCATCATAATCAACACGGCGAGAGCGGAACTCATAGATTACGATGCACTGATCAGGTACCTCAAGGCAGGAAAGATAAGGGCTGCCCTGGACGTATACCCACAGGAACCCCCGGACTTCTCATCGGGACTGTTCAGGGAGGAGGAAACAGTTTTCACACCGCACAACGCAGGTGTGACGATGGAGGCGCAGCAGAGAATACTGGCAGAAACAATATCCAACGTGCTGAGATACATTCAGGGGAAGAAGCCGCTCTATGGAGTGGAGCAATGA
- a CDS encoding thiamine pyrophosphate-binding protein, producing MRASEAISEFLSRNGIGESFGNPGTTELSFIETMKQRYILTLYDAIAVGAADCLSQVDRSPALVNLHAAPGLGHSIGFIDTARRNRTPLIVTAGQQDTRHMEFEPLLYGDLVSMVSTVTKSAIEVGRADEAVRSFRDAIITALTPPSGPVFVSLPMNIMEEDCVAAGDLISYEMKAPGDPAIVADEINRSEKPAIVAGYEVDVFDAFGELAMLAERLGAPIYAEPLCSRSPVNSNGQFAGNLLPATTAIDVALSEYDTIILAGADFILYPYMSSPLLGDKNIIYLGSDPSVAGRIPSTYLMGSIRSILSELIPKIERKEGRYAPRKDYSMANRIAKTSSVMGGEFVIDAVRRTFPGHTLVDESVSYSPLVREMGFFRGKDSYFSSRSQQLGWGIAASIGVGMRRKDTTLTVGDGSLMYAPQSLWTLKKYSIPVKIIVLNNHGYGILRSYSKAYHESLTGIDFLSPDGMDFELLAGCFGVEADSVSGPEELDKKLAWLRDEEGPSLLNVEMDREVRNIF from the coding sequence ATGAGAGCCTCAGAGGCAATATCTGAATTCCTGTCCAGAAACGGCATCGGTGAGTCATTCGGAAATCCTGGAACTACCGAACTTTCATTCATCGAAACAATGAAACAGCGCTACATACTAACGCTGTATGATGCGATTGCTGTGGGAGCGGCGGACTGTCTTTCCCAGGTGGACAGATCACCTGCGCTTGTGAACCTCCATGCAGCCCCCGGACTTGGCCATTCCATAGGCTTCATAGACACTGCGCGAAGAAACAGAACACCGCTGATCGTGACGGCAGGGCAGCAGGATACAAGGCACATGGAATTCGAACCGCTGCTCTACGGCGACCTTGTATCCATGGTTTCCACCGTGACCAAATCGGCGATTGAGGTCGGGCGTGCGGATGAAGCTGTGCGCTCATTCCGTGATGCAATCATAACAGCACTGACACCGCCTTCGGGCCCAGTATTTGTCTCTCTGCCGATGAACATCATGGAGGAAGACTGTGTGGCAGCAGGGGACCTGATCAGTTATGAGATGAAGGCACCGGGAGATCCTGCAATAGTGGCAGATGAAATCAACAGGTCAGAGAAACCTGCAATTGTCGCCGGATACGAGGTAGATGTTTTTGACGCTTTTGGAGAGCTTGCCATGCTTGCTGAAAGGCTGGGCGCCCCCATTTACGCCGAACCCCTCTGTTCCAGGTCCCCCGTAAATTCGAACGGACAGTTTGCAGGGAATCTGCTGCCGGCTACCACAGCCATAGATGTTGCGCTTTCTGAATATGACACCATAATCCTGGCCGGTGCGGATTTCATACTGTATCCTTATATGTCCTCCCCGCTCCTCGGCGACAAGAACATCATCTATCTGGGTTCCGACCCTTCAGTCGCCGGCAGGATTCCGTCAACATATCTGATGGGCAGCATCAGAAGCATACTTTCGGAATTAATCCCGAAAATAGAGAGGAAGGAGGGCAGGTACGCCCCAAGGAAAGATTATTCAATGGCCAACAGAATTGCGAAGACATCATCTGTGATGGGAGGGGAGTTCGTAATCGACGCCGTAAGACGGACCTTTCCCGGCCATACACTGGTTGACGAATCCGTCTCCTATTCCCCGCTTGTAAGAGAAATGGGATTCTTCAGGGGAAAGGACAGTTACTTTTCCTCGCGGAGCCAGCAGCTGGGATGGGGGATCGCTGCTTCTATTGGCGTGGGTATGCGGAGAAAAGATACCACACTAACCGTCGGCGACGGATCTCTCATGTATGCGCCGCAGTCATTATGGACGCTGAAAAAATACAGCATACCGGTAAAAATAATAGTCCTGAACAACCACGGCTACGGCATACTGCGCAGTTATTCGAAGGCCTATCATGAGTCTCTTACCGGCATAGACTTTCTATCGCCGGACGGCATGGATTTTGAACTCCTTGCTGGGTGTTTCGGCGTAGAGGCCGACAGCGTTTCGGGGCCAGAAGAACTGGACAAAAAACTTGCCTGGCTGAGGGACGAGGAAGGGCCATCCCTCCTTAACGTTGAGATGGACAGGGAAGTGCGGAATATTTTCTGA
- a CDS encoding ferredoxin family protein encodes MVELESLDYKPKPIDENFLNDQEHYPVTGTHKTYAGTDHEVRAEGMQRTDSEGKPYPTKLGIHGTNVAVDWEACIADGECMDVCPVTLYEWFLNQGQMGVNNDKKISDDKENYAKYRTDKCDPVREKECVYCMACVPVCPTSAIKITEG; translated from the coding sequence ATGGTAGAACTCGAAAGCCTGGATTACAAACCTAAGCCAATAGATGAAAACTTCCTGAACGACCAGGAGCACTATCCAGTCACGGGTACGCACAAGACCTATGCGGGAACCGATCATGAGGTTCGTGCGGAAGGAATGCAGCGTACCGATTCAGAAGGAAAGCCCTATCCGACCAAGCTCGGTATACACGGAACCAATGTAGCAGTCGACTGGGAAGCCTGCATAGCGGACGGAGAATGCATGGATGTCTGCCCGGTAACCCTCTACGAATGGTTCCTTAATCAGGGACAGATGGGCGTCAATAACGACAAGAAGATTTCGGATGACAAGGAAAACTATGCAAAATACAGGACCGACAAATGTGATCCCGTGAGAGAGAAGGAATGCGTCTACTGCATGGCGTGCGTGCCTGTCTGCCCGACGAGCGCGATAAAGATCACTGAAGGGTGA